A stretch of Microtus pennsylvanicus isolate mMicPen1 chromosome 5, mMicPen1.hap1, whole genome shotgun sequence DNA encodes these proteins:
- the LOC142849504 gene encoding tripartite motif-containing protein 30A-like: MASSVLGMIKEEVTCPICLELLKEPVSAGCDHSFCRACITLNYESSKGKEGEGVCPVCRVSYVFENLRPNRHVTNIVERLKEFKSSPEGEQKVNVCAKHGEKLQLFCEKDMVAICWLCERSQEHRGHQTALIEEVVKEYEEKLQVALQKLMSDRKELENWKDGLQKERTTWENQIQSEIENVQKEFKGLREFLDSEEKNEVEKLMKEKEDILDILEGSHTELEKQWESVRDLISDLEHQFVCSTIEMLQGVQSFVLRSQNLRLKQPQVAPRKERKIFRAPDLKGRLQVFQELLDAQHHWVHVTLRKLNIKNIIINVDKRQIQHRSGHRRNLQVSESYDLGVLGFPGLRSGKHYWEVDVSRCDAWLLGINDGICAKPQLPSMNQQGTKAKYKSYLNQHVNYQPKYGYWVIGMTERSVYNAFDECSVTHNASVLLLSLTHPPTRVGVFLDREACTLSFYDVSNHGALIYRFYEPNFPNTVYPYFNPMECSEPLTVCGPPS; encoded by the exons ATGGCCTCGTCAGTCCTGGGGATGATCAAGGAGGAGGTGACCTGTCCTATCTGCCTGGAGCTTCTGAAAGAACCTGTGAGTGCCGGTTGTGACCACAGCTTCTGCCGAGCCTGCATCACTCTGAACTATGAGTCCAGCAAAGGCAAAGAAGGGGAAGGCGTCTGCCCTGTGTGCCGAGTTAGTTATGTGTTTGAGAATCTGAGGCCTAATCGGCATGTTACCAACATAGTGGAGAGGCTAaaggagttcaagtccagcccagAGGGGGAGCAAAAGGTGAATGTCTGTGCAAAGCATGGAGAGAAACTCCAGCTCTTCTGTGAGAAGGACATGGTGGCCATCTGCTGGCTTTGTGAGAGATCTCAGGAGCACCGTGGACACCAAACAGCTCTCATTGAAGAGGTGGTCAAAGAGTACGAG GAAAAGCTCCAGGTGGCTCTGCAAAAACTGATGTCAGACAGGAAAGAATTggagaactggaaagatggcCTTCAAAAGGAGAGAACTACCTGGGAG AACCAAATACAGAGTGAGATAGAAAACGTTCAGAAGGAGTTTAAAGGACTGCGGGAATTCCTGGATTCCGAAGAGAAGAATGAGGTGGAGAAGCtaatgaaagagaaggaagacattCTAGACATCCTGGAAGGTTCTCATACTGAGCTGGAGAAGCAGTGGgagtcagtgagagacctcaTCTCAGATCTGGAGCATCAGTTTGTGTGCTCAACCATAGAGATGCTGCAG GGAGt TCAATCTTTTGTCCTTAGGAGTCAGAATTTAAGACTGAAACAGCCCCAAGTGGCCcctagaaaagagagaaagatctTCCGAGCTCCGGATCTGAAGGGCAGGCTGCAAGTGTTTCAAG AGCTCCTGGATGCCCAGCACCACTGGG TTCACGTGACCCTGCGTAAACTCAACATTAAAAACATTATCATTAATGTGGACAAAAGACAAATACAACATAGAAGTGGTCATAGAAGAAATTTGCAAGTTTCTGAGTCCTATGATTTAGGTGTCCTGGGGTTTCCAGGTCTGCGCTCAGGGAAACATTACTGGGAAGTAGACGTGTCTAGATGTGATGCCTGGCTCCTGGGAATAAATGATGGAATATGTGCTAAACCCCAGCTTCCTTCAATGAATCAACAGGGCACCAAAGCCAAATATAAATCTTATCTTAACCAACATGTAAATTATCAGCCCAAATATGGCTACTGGGTTATAGGGATGACGGAAAGGTCTGTATATAATGCCTTTGATGAGTGTTCTGTCACCCACAATGCCAGTGTCTTGCTCCTCTCTCTGACTCATCCTCCCACTCGTGTTGGAGTTTTCCTGGACCGAGAAGCTTGCACTCTCTCATTTTATGATGTTTCCAACCATGGAGCTCTCATCTATAGATTCTATGAACCAAACTTCCCTAATACGGTTTATCCTTATTTTAATCCTATGGAATGTTCAGAGCCATTGACAGTCTGTGGGCCACCCTCCTAA